From one bacterium genomic stretch:
- the mutM gene encoding bifunctional DNA-formamidopyrimidine glycosylase/DNA-(apurinic or apyrimidinic site) lyase: MPELPEVETIRLRLQPLLVGRRIVRVRVLRDDIVGFPGVRAFERGAAGREIADIGRRGKYLILRLDLGREIVVHLRLSGHLEVVDHQRKVEYERVRLELDNGTALSFAEPRALGRVYLVQQGRYPAELAGMSKMGPEPIHAGFDANYLRGRLRGRTAPVKNLLLDQRIACGVGNIYSDEALFRAGIRPLRKAGRLRDAEVARLARALTDVLRDGIRWCGTTLRDGRYRLPEGENGSFQERLAVFGREGERCRRRGCRGLIRRQRIGGRSTHFCPVCQK; encoded by the coding sequence GTGCCTGAACTTCCTGAAGTAGAGACGATTCGGCTCAGGTTGCAGCCGCTCCTTGTCGGACGGCGTATCGTGCGAGTGCGGGTACTCCGCGACGACATCGTCGGATTCCCCGGTGTCAGAGCCTTCGAGCGCGGCGCTGCGGGCCGCGAGATCGCGGATATCGGGCGACGTGGAAAGTACCTGATTTTGCGGCTTGACCTGGGCAGGGAGATCGTTGTTCACCTGCGGCTCAGCGGGCATCTCGAGGTGGTCGACCATCAGCGAAAGGTCGAGTACGAACGGGTAAGGCTGGAGTTGGACAACGGCACTGCGCTTTCCTTTGCCGAACCGCGAGCGCTTGGACGAGTCTATCTGGTTCAGCAAGGCAGATACCCGGCCGAACTGGCCGGAATGTCGAAGATGGGACCGGAGCCGATTCACGCTGGTTTCGATGCCAACTACCTGCGTGGACGGTTGCGCGGCCGGACAGCGCCGGTCAAGAATCTTCTGCTCGACCAGCGTATCGCCTGCGGCGTCGGCAACATATACTCGGACGAGGCGTTGTTCCGTGCGGGAATAAGGCCGTTGCGGAAGGCCGGCCGGCTGAGAGATGCCGAGGTTGCCCGGCTTGCTCGGGCGTTGACGGACGTGTTGAGAGACGGTATCCGGTGGTGCGGCACGACCTTGCGCGACGGTCGGTATCGTCTGCCCGAGGGCGAAAACGGTTCGTTTCAAGAGCGACTGGCCGTATTCGGGAGAGAGGGTGAACGATGCCGACGTCGCGGATGCCGTGGTTTGATCCGGCGTCAGAGGATCGGCGGCAGGAGTACCCACTTCTGTCCGGTCTGCCAGAAGTAG
- a CDS encoding inositol-3-phosphate synthase gives MPKLRVGIIGIGNCCSSLVQGVHYYRNAKPGDSVPGIMHVNLGGYNINDIEFTVAIDIDKNKVGKDLSQAIFTKPNNTFKFTDVPKSGVKVLRGMTHDGLGLYLSQIIEKAPGPTADIVRALKETKTDVVVNFLPVGSEEATKWYVEQIIKAGCAFVNGIPVFIASQKYWNKRFKAAGLPVLGDDIKSQVGATITHRMLVSLFNDRGVKLLKTMQLNVGGNTDFMNMLERERLKSKKISKTGAVTSLLKYDIGADNIHVGPSDYVPWLLDRKWCYLRMEGQTFGDVPLNIELKMEVWDSPNSAGVMIDAIRCAKLALDNGLSGSIIDPSSYFFKTPPVQYPDDECRNKTEAYIKKYGPKRK, from the coding sequence ATGCCTAAGTTAAGAGTCGGAATTATCGGTATCGGCAATTGCTGCAGCAGCCTTGTCCAGGGCGTGCACTACTATCGGAACGCGAAGCCCGGTGACTCAGTGCCGGGTATCATGCACGTGAACCTTGGCGGGTACAACATCAATGATATCGAGTTCACGGTCGCCATCGACATCGACAAGAACAAGGTCGGCAAGGATTTGTCGCAGGCGATATTCACCAAGCCGAACAACACTTTCAAGTTCACGGACGTGCCGAAGAGCGGCGTGAAAGTCCTGCGGGGCATGACCCACGACGGGCTCGGGCTTTACCTGTCGCAGATTATCGAGAAGGCGCCCGGGCCGACCGCGGACATCGTACGGGCGCTCAAGGAGACGAAGACCGACGTCGTCGTCAACTTCCTGCCGGTCGGAAGCGAGGAGGCGACTAAGTGGTACGTCGAGCAGATAATCAAGGCCGGGTGTGCATTCGTAAACGGCATACCCGTGTTCATTGCGTCGCAGAAGTACTGGAACAAGCGATTCAAGGCCGCGGGCCTGCCGGTGCTCGGCGATGACATCAAGTCGCAGGTCGGCGCGACTATCACCCATCGGATGCTGGTGTCACTCTTCAATGACCGCGGGGTGAAGCTGCTCAAGACGATGCAGCTTAACGTCGGCGGAAACACCGACTTCATGAACATGTTGGAGCGCGAGCGGCTGAAGTCCAAGAAGATTTCCAAGACCGGCGCGGTCACGTCGCTGCTGAAGTACGACATCGGCGCCGACAACATCCATGTCGGGCCGTCGGACTACGTGCCCTGGCTGCTTGACCGGAAGTGGTGCTACCTGCGGATGGAGGGCCAGACCTTTGGTGACGTGCCGCTGAACATCGAGTTGAAGATGGAGGTCTGGGACTCGCCCAACTCGGCCGGCGTGATGATCGACGCGATTCGATGCGCCAAGCTGGCACTCGACAACGGACTGTCCGGCAGCATCATCGATCCGTCATCGTATTTCTTCAAGACGCCGCCGGTCCAGTACCCGGACGACGAATGCCGGAACAAGACCGAGGCGTACATCAAGAAGTACGGCCCGAAGAGGAAGTGA
- the tmk gene encoding dTMP kinase, with protein sequence MAVRGALITFEGVEGSGKSTQAERLAKRLSELAVPCFASREPGGTDIGESIRNILLDPKNKDMHGLTELFLYLASRNQLVRDRVLPALKEGRTVILDRFGDSSIAYQGFGRGLGEKLVARLNKLATADLRPDLSLLVDVPVDVGQRRKASGVLDRLEQERVEFHERVRQGYLRVARRAPGRFKVVDGTLTAGELEPLIFQHVEELLKRKGILK encoded by the coding sequence TTGGCCGTTCGTGGTGCCCTGATAACCTTCGAAGGCGTCGAGGGTTCGGGCAAGTCCACTCAAGCCGAGAGGCTCGCGAAGCGGCTGTCGGAGCTTGCCGTTCCGTGCTTTGCGTCGCGCGAGCCCGGCGGGACGGATATCGGCGAATCCATCCGCAACATCCTGCTCGACCCGAAGAACAAGGACATGCATGGTCTGACCGAGTTGTTCCTATATCTTGCGAGCCGGAATCAGTTGGTGCGAGACAGGGTTCTGCCCGCGCTTAAGGAAGGCAGAACCGTGATTCTCGACCGGTTCGGGGATTCTTCGATAGCCTATCAGGGCTTCGGTCGCGGACTGGGTGAGAAGCTGGTCGCGCGACTGAACAAACTGGCAACTGCCGACCTCAGACCTGATCTCTCGCTGCTGGTCGACGTGCCGGTAGATGTCGGGCAGCGCAGGAAGGCGTCCGGTGTCCTTGACAGACTGGAGCAGGAGCGGGTAGAATTTCATGAACGGGTACGCCAGGGCTACCTGCGGGTTGCCAGGCGTGCGCCCGGACGGTTCAAGGTCGTCGACGGAACCTTGACAGCCGGCGAGCTTGAGCCGTTGATTTTCCAACACGTCGAGGAATTACTGAAGCGAAAGGGTATCCTGAAATAA
- a CDS encoding MBL fold metallo-hydrolase, with amino-acid sequence MAEAIERLVVGPLATNCYILKSGDELAVVDPGGDAEMILAKTKELGGTVKYVIDTHGHIDHIAANREVIEATGAELLIHERDAKLLAHPDGNLSSLMGMSFTSPAPSRLLKDGDRVVVGEDEMTVMHTPGHTPGGLCLLAAGYAFTGDTLFVDSIGRVDFPGGSEAQMQASLNRLQTVLRKDTELYPGHGEPGSFGRALLVNPFLGGLVVG; translated from the coding sequence GTGGCTGAGGCTATTGAACGGCTTGTGGTCGGGCCGCTGGCAACCAACTGCTACATTCTGAAGTCGGGCGATGAGCTGGCTGTGGTTGACCCGGGCGGGGATGCCGAGATGATACTTGCCAAGACGAAGGAGCTTGGCGGGACCGTGAAGTACGTTATCGACACCCACGGGCACATCGACCACATCGCCGCCAACCGTGAGGTCATCGAGGCGACCGGGGCCGAGCTGCTGATCCATGAAAGAGATGCGAAACTGCTCGCCCATCCGGACGGTAATCTCTCCAGCCTCATGGGGATGAGTTTCACCTCGCCTGCGCCGAGCCGGCTGCTCAAGGATGGCGACAGGGTTGTCGTCGGCGAGGACGAAATGACGGTCATGCACACACCCGGCCACACACCGGGCGGCTTATGCCTGTTGGCCGCTGGCTATGCCTTTACCGGCGACACGCTGTTCGTTGATTCGATCGGCAGGGTCGACTTTCCTGGAGGGTCGGAAGCGCAGATGCAAGCGTCACTCAACCGGCTCCAGACAGTACTCAGGAAAGATACCGAGTTATACCCCGGGCACGGGGAGCCGGGAAGCTTCGGACGGGCGTTGCTCGTCAACCCGTTCCTCGGCGGCCTGGTTGTCGGATAG
- a CDS encoding MGMT family protein: MDSIRTHTTVRRSCRLGPHWVAVEWRGGKLSGIFLGVRGPRDDSKLAKDLERVLDGGSVPDYLQAETSGLRGFRRKVLDRCARIPSGQVMTYAELAGAAGSPRGARAAGQVMANNPFALLIPCHRVVGSDYALHGFGGGLDMKEWLLAREGWQVEGIGTGRRLKSRAKGQEPRAKTVSRKRVAEKLGG, encoded by the coding sequence ATGGACAGTATTAGAACACACACCACGGTGCGCCGCTCATGTCGGCTCGGGCCTCACTGGGTAGCAGTCGAGTGGCGCGGCGGTAAGCTGTCAGGCATCTTTCTTGGCGTCAGAGGGCCGCGCGACGACAGTAAGCTGGCGAAGGATCTTGAACGAGTGCTGGACGGCGGCAGCGTGCCTGACTACCTGCAGGCGGAAACAAGTGGGCTGCGCGGGTTCAGGCGCAAGGTGCTCGATCGCTGCGCCCGCATCCCTTCGGGGCAGGTAATGACCTACGCCGAGCTGGCCGGTGCGGCGGGAAGTCCCAGGGGTGCGCGGGCAGCGGGACAGGTGATGGCAAACAACCCGTTCGCACTGCTCATACCCTGCCACCGAGTCGTGGGTTCGGACTACGCGCTGCACGGGTTCGGTGGCGGACTCGACATGAAAGAGTGGCTCCTGGCGCGGGAGGGCTGGCAGGTTGAGGGCATTGGGACGGGCCGAAGACTCAAGTCAAGAGCCAAAGGCCAAGAGCCAAGAGCCAAAACCGTGAGCCGGAAGCGCGTGGCGGAGAAGCTGGGTGGCTGA
- a CDS encoding S41 family peptidase, which yields MKRRVALVATLVVLCLCLGGLFGKLWAQKTGGLLESLQTFSRVVDIVMSDYVERIDPDKMIRAGIRGMLSSLDPHTEFLDERDFKELQVMTEGQFGGIGIQIGIVDGQLTVISPIDGTPAERAGIRGGDRIAQIEGKSTEDFTTDDAIKILRGAPGSKIKLGIARPGVRDLIPFELTRAIINIKAVPYAAMLGDGIGYVRLADFSKTATEELSRAIDSLFGVGAKKLIFDLRSNGGGLLAEGRDVSDLFLPPGDVIVRTKGRIPDSNHDLDAETRDAHGDDYPLVVLVDRASASAAEIVSGALQDWERALLVGDTTYGKGSVQTVHPLGPDIAVKVTTAFWYTPSGRCINRRYDKESSVIPDSTQDTTRTYHTLGKLHRKVYGGGGIAPDVYVAYAKLSSLTARMTRDAFFDFAVEYSNSHPGLTGDFRADQAVLDQFREYLKTAKKLDFTQAEFDSSRSIFVREIEREVATRLLGTRGDYQARMRYDEQVLKAIELLKPVHTSDELLKGLK from the coding sequence ATGAAGCGACGAGTAGCGCTGGTCGCGACTCTGGTGGTGCTGTGTCTGTGCCTGGGCGGATTGTTCGGCAAGCTCTGGGCACAAAAGACAGGAGGCCTGCTCGAGAGTCTGCAGACCTTCTCCCGGGTAGTCGACATAGTTATGTCAGACTATGTCGAGAGGATCGACCCGGACAAGATGATACGAGCGGGTATTCGCGGGATGCTCAGTTCGCTGGACCCGCACACCGAGTTCCTCGACGAGCGTGATTTCAAGGAACTGCAGGTAATGACCGAAGGGCAGTTCGGCGGGATCGGCATTCAGATCGGGATAGTGGACGGGCAGTTGACCGTCATCTCTCCCATTGACGGGACGCCGGCGGAAAGGGCCGGTATCAGAGGCGGGGACCGGATCGCCCAGATTGAAGGCAAGTCAACCGAGGACTTCACGACCGACGATGCCATCAAGATTCTGCGCGGGGCTCCGGGCAGCAAGATCAAGCTGGGAATCGCTCGCCCCGGGGTGAGAGATCTGATTCCGTTCGAGCTCACTCGAGCGATCATCAACATCAAAGCCGTACCGTATGCGGCGATGCTCGGGGATGGCATCGGATACGTGCGGCTGGCGGATTTCTCAAAGACGGCCACGGAGGAGTTGAGCCGAGCCATCGACTCGCTGTTCGGGGTCGGGGCGAAGAAGTTGATATTCGACCTGCGGTCAAACGGAGGCGGCCTGCTCGCCGAAGGGCGGGACGTGTCGGATCTGTTCCTGCCGCCGGGCGACGTCATCGTGCGGACCAAGGGTCGCATTCCGGACAGCAACCACGATCTTGACGCTGAGACCCGGGACGCGCACGGTGACGACTACCCGTTGGTCGTGCTGGTTGACCGCGCCAGCGCATCGGCCGCTGAGATTGTCTCGGGCGCTCTTCAGGACTGGGAGCGGGCGCTGCTGGTCGGCGATACGACATATGGCAAAGGTTCGGTCCAGACGGTTCATCCGCTTGGCCCGGACATCGCCGTCAAAGTAACTACGGCGTTCTGGTACACGCCGAGCGGGCGCTGCATCAACCGCCGGTACGACAAGGAGAGTTCGGTGATTCCGGACTCGACACAGGACACCACAAGGACTTATCACACGCTTGGCAAGCTGCACCGAAAAGTGTACGGTGGCGGCGGGATTGCTCCGGACGTTTACGTGGCTTACGCGAAGCTCAGTTCGCTTACGGCCCGCATGACCCGCGACGCTTTCTTCGACTTCGCGGTTGAATACTCCAACTCACATCCCGGACTGACTGGTGATTTTCGCGCGGACCAGGCCGTGCTTGACCAGTTCCGCGAGTATCTGAAGACGGCCAAGAAGCTCGATTTCACGCAAGCCGAGTTCGATTCATCCCGGAGCATCTTCGTGCGTGAAATCGAACGAGAGGTCGCGACCAGGCTGCTCGGGACGCGGGGCGACTACCAGGCACGGATGCGCTACGACGAGCAGGTGTTGAAAGCCATCGAATTGCTCAAGCCTGTCCATACTTCGGACGAGTTGCTGAAGGGGCTCAAGTAG